Within the Bradyrhizobium ottawaense genome, the region CAGTTTTGCCGCCCCCCGCGCCACCAGCCGCATCGCTCCGGCGCCATTGGTGCCGGGCTTCGGCTTCATGTCGTCGCCCTGCGCCGCCTTGTCGAGCGCGAGCCCTTGCGTCAGCGCCGCCGCCAGCGCCGGATCGCGGTGGCTGTAGAGTTCGGCCAACCGCGTCGCGGTGTCGTCGGCGACCTGCGGCAGCGCGACCGGCGCCCAGCCGACCGTTGGTGCTGTGCCGCGCAACACCAAAGGCGTGGTCGGACCGACGGCGAGCGCACTCGTCACCCGCTCGCCTCGCGGCAGCGATTCCAGCGCCCGGTTGAGCCAGCCGGACTGGACCCGGCCGGGCCCGGCAAAACCGCTTTCGAGCACGTCCTGTCCGTCGAAATGCGAACGGTCGCGATAGGACGTCGCCACCGCGTGAACCACCGCGGCCTTCTTGTCACGGTACATCCGCGCGAATTCGGGCATCGACGGATGCAGCGCGAAGAACGAATCCAGCGGCAGCGCCGCGTTCGGGCCTGATGACGTCAGCGCGATCGCGCCGTGCAGGCCGGCATAATCGGGGTCGCCGATCGGGGCCACGGTGGCAAGCCCGTCCAGCGCGCCGCGCAGGATGATGACCACCAGCCGCGGATCGCGCCCGTCGGCGGCCCGCGCGAATTTCGGCAAATAGGCCCAGGCCGCAAACGACGCGCCGCCGAGCAACAGCGCGCGCCGCGACGTGATTGAAGCTCTGAGGCCTTCGCAGCAATTCATGGTTTCCGTCGGTGTGGTTTCCATGGGTGTCATCTCCTCTGGAATTCCGGCGACATCAATAACAGCGCCAGCGCCTGCTGCCGCGATTCCGCGCGCTCGATGGTTCGCCGCGTCTCCTCGGAGGCTGCGTCCGCGGCGGCGAGTTCGAGCAGCGCGCGGGGATCGATGCCGTCGGCCAGCCGCGAGGCGATCTGCGCCGAGATATCGAGCCGCAGCTTCATGCCCTCGGGTGCGGCCCATGCCGCGTTGCTGTCGGGAAAGCCGTTCGGCCCGGCGGGCGCCCATAGCGGCTGCCCCAGCACATTGAGGGCGCCGAGATAGCGGGCGGGATCGCCGGGAATTTGTGCCAGCAGCCGGCCGCTGGCGACCAGGAATTCGTAAGGCGAGCGCATCTTGGTCAGCGGCGCCTGCCAGGCTTCGTCGGAATCCACCAGCGCCGTCGCCAGCGCCTTGAGATCGCCGTCGGACTTGACGAAGACGTCCGTCAGCCGCGCCACCAGCGCAGGCGGCGGATCGTCGGCCACGAAGTGCCGCGCCAGTTTGGTGGCGATGAATTTCGCGGTCGACGGGTGCCGCGCGATATCAGCCAGCACCGCCTCGCCCTGCGCCACGCCGTTGGCTTCATAGATCTTGCCCATCACGCGCTGCGCGCCGGGCTGATGCGCATTGGCGTTGAACACGAAGGTGCCGGACGTACCGAGCTGGCCCAGCCGTCCCGCATAGGTCCAGCCGGTGATGATGCGCGCCAGCGAGGTCACGTCGTCCTGCGAATAGCCGCCGCCGACGCCGAGCGTATGCAGTTCCATGATCTCGCGGGCGAGATTTTCGTTCAGGCCGCGGTTGCGGTTCTGCCCGGCGCGGGAGTCCGGGCCGAGCGACTGCTGGTTATCGAGAAAGAACAGCATCGCCGGATGCTGCTCGACCGCCTTCAACATGTCGGCGAAGCGGCCGAGCACATGGGGACGGATCGCCTCGCGCTCGAACGAGCCCGCCCACATTCGCGCCAAGCCTCCTTTACCGGCGGAGATGCAGAAGTGATTGGACCAGAACACCACCAGCCGCTCGGCGAATCCGCAATCGGCCATGGTGGCGCGCTGCAGCCGCGCCAGCGCCTCGGTGCGAAACGTCTTCTGGATGATGTTGAGCTGTTGCGGCGGCGGTTTTGGCGCATTGGGCTGCATGGTCTCGGCAGACTTACCTGAAGGATCGGCCATCGTCACATTGGCGCCGTCGCCAGCCCTTGCCTGCGATTCTTTGGCCTGCGGCTCCTTTGCCGTGATGTCCATGGCGATGCTGCTGAGCGACAGGTTTCGCCGTTGCGATTTCGCATCCGGCGACGGCGGTTGCGCAGGCGCTTCGGTCCCAGCGGCGGGTGCTGCCTTGGCGGCGGCGTCACGGGCCTGCTGGATCTCGAACTGATAGTCGAACACCGCCTTGCCGAGCGCCGGCGTCGACTGCAATCCGGGAACTTCGAGCAACTCCCCGCTGGGACGGAGAAGCTCGGCCTTGACGAAGCCGCGCGGATCGGATGCGGCGTTGACGAAATCGCCGGAGGCCCCGCCCCGCGCACCGAAGCCGAAGCGATTGAGCGCAACGAGGGCTGCTTGCGAATCGCGGGCCATCCGATTTCCCTTAAGCATTTCCGGGCGTATATTGGGCGGGATTATACCGCCGTTCGAGCTGAACCCGAGATTAATTCCGTGTAGGAATGCCGCCCCGTTCATGACAAATCGGTCAGAAATCCAGCCCGCACGCCGCCTCGCCTGCGCCGGCTGCGGCGCCGAGTTCGGCTGCAACCTGTCGGGACCGTGCTGGTGCATGGACGAAGCCTACCGGCTGCCGATGCCGTCGGACGGCGGCGATTGTCTCTGCCCGGATTGCCTGCGCAAGGCGGCCACGCGCGCCGCAGAAGCGGCATCAACATGACCGCTACATGGAACGTCAGTGCCGTCCTGCTCGACATGGACGGCACGCTGCTCGACACCGAACGGGTCTATTTCGACAGCCTGGTCGCGACGCTCCATGCACATGGCTATACCGACGACGTCGTCACGCTCTGCCATGCGATGGTCGGTCTGCCGGGGCCGGAATGCGAGGCCATGCTGCACGCGCGCTACGGCGACAACTTTCCGCTCGCCGACATCAACAAGGCGTTCATCGCAAGGCGGGATGAGACCTTCGAAGCCGGACTGCCGTTGAAGCGAGGTGCGGTCGAACTGCTCGACGGGCTGCAGGCGGCCGAATATCCGATGGCGATCGTCACCTCCTCGTCGCGGCGGACGGCGGACGCGCATTTGCGGCTGGCCGGCATCCACGACCGTTTTCATGCGATCCTGACCCGCGACGACGTCGTCAAGGGCAAGCCGAGCCCCGAACTCTATCTGCTGGCGGCATCACGATTTGGCGCAAAGCCTGAATCCTGCGTGGCGGTGGAGGATTCCAACCACGGCGTCACCGCGGCGCTCGCCGCCGGCGCGATCACGATCATGGTGCCCGACATGGTGCCGCCGACGGACGCCTCGCGCGCGAACTGCGCGGCTGTGGTGCCCGACCTCGGCGCGGTGCTCGACATGCTGCGAACAAGGTGCCGGCTCGAGCGGCGTTAGCTCGGACGTATACCGTAAGTGCGGGCGACACCCGCTTCGGGACTAAAGCCGACATGCACCCCGACGCTCTGGATGTGCAATGCAGCGCAACAATCGACGCGCGATACGGAACAAGTGATCCGGACAACAGTTGACCAGCGAGGAAGCTGAAGTTGGCCTTTGATGGGACGCCGCTCGCCGGACGTTCGCGTTTGGCGGCGGCGCGCTTGAATCGACGCGGACTTTCAATGCGAAATCATTGAGACTTCAAGATCAGGGAAGAATACACCCATGCGTGTCTCGATCCTCGCACTTTTTGTCCTCGGAATTCTCGTCAGCGCAAATGTTGCCAAAGCCGGTCCGAGTACGACCGACCGCGACCTGCAGGCATCCGCCGATCCGGCGATCTTTGCTGACGAAGCAACTCAGGAAACCGAAGATCAGATCGGCCTCGACAAGGCAAGGCGTCGCGACGTGCAGCGCCGAATGACCCGCCTCGGCTTCGACACCAAGATCAACGGAAAGTTCGACGATCGGACCCGCGCCGTTATCGCGCGCTGGCAGGCGGCACGAGGCTATCCCAAGACCGGCTACCTCAACACGCTGCAGCATCAGGCGCTACTGACCGAGTCCGTCTCGGTGGCGAACGCCAGCATCGTTGACAGCGACAAATCCGATGGCGACCGTCCGGCCCGTCGTCACGGCGGAGGTGGGGCTCACCACCACCGCGGCGGTGGCGGTCCAGGTGGGCTGATTGGCGGCGTGGTGGGTGGACTGTTCGGGCGCAGGTGACCCCGCGCGCGAACTGCGCGGCCGTGGTGCCCGACCTCGGCGCCGTGCGCGAGATGATGCGAACGCGCTGCCGGTTCTAGCGCCCCCGCCTCGCCGAGGATTTCGCACGCGCCGGAAGTGCTGCCGCCGTCAATGATCGCGCGGCCTCGCCGGCGGTTTCCATGTAGCTGGGATCACGGTGCAGCAGGACGACGGCGAAGGAGCCGTCGAGCAGCAGCAGGATCTGGCGCGACAGTTTTGACGCCTCGGCAATTCCGGCCGCCGAGAACGTCGCGCGCAGCCACTCCTCGAACTTCTTCTTGTGGGCGGCGCCGATCCTGATCGCGGGATGTCCGGGCAGGTTGGCGAGTTCGGCCGAGGTGCGCAGGAAGCCGCAGCCCTTCCATTTCGGATGCCGCGCCGCGCGGGCCAGGTTGCGAAAGATTCGCTCGACCTGGGCCGGCAACCCATCGTCCTTCTCGGCGAACCATTGCTTGAACAATGCGAGATTGGGCTGATCGCGGCCGGCGAGATAGGCCGCCACCAGATCGTCCTTGCTCCTGAAATGATAATACAGCGTGCGCTTGGTGATGCCGGCCTTCGCCGCCACCGCGTTGACGCTGACGCCCCTGATGCCGTCATTATAGAACAGCGCACTCGCCGCCGAGATGATGCGCTCGCGTGTCGGAATTGCCGATCGTGCCATGACCGTGATGTATACTAACCAGTGAATATACTCAATCCGGGCCCGCTCCTATGCTGCGCGCACCGCTGCACCGGAGACGACCCGAATGTCCGACACCATATTGCTCGAAATCAAGGACGGGATTGCGCTGATCACGCTCAACCGGCCAGACAAGCTCAACGCACTCAATTACGAACTGATCGACCGCCTGATGGCCGCGGTGGATCAGATCGAAGTCGAAACCAGTGCGCGCGTCGTGGTGCTCACGGGCGCCGGCGAACGCGCGTTTTCCGCCGGCGCCGACATCCACGAATTTTCCGGTAGTGTTCGCGAGGGCGCCACTATCGCGGTGCGCGACTTCGTCCGACGCGGACAGGCCATGACCGCACGGCTGGAAGCGTTCAAAAAGCCGGTCATTGCCGCGGTCAACGGACTGGCGTTCGGCGGCGGCTGCGAGATCACCGAAGCCGTCCATCTCGCCATCGCCAGCGAGCGCGCCTCCTTTGCCAAGCCCGAAATCAATCTCGGCATGCCGCCGACGTTCGGCGGCACCCAGCGGCTGCCGCGGCTGGCCGGGCGCAAACGCGCGCTGGAAATGTTGTTGACCGGCGCCCCCTTCTCGCCGGCCCGTGCGCTCGAAATCGGACTCGTCAACAGAGTGGTGCCGCACGAGGAATTATTGCCGGCGGCGCGCGAACTCGCCGGACGCATCATGCGGCACTCGCCGCTTGCGGTCGGCAGCATCCTCACCGCGGTGACCCGCGGATTGAACATGGCCATCGGCGAAGGCCTGCAGGCCGAAAGCGAGCAGTTCGCCGCGATGGTGCCGACCGGCGACCTCACCGAGGGCCTCGCCGCGTGGCGAGAGCGACGGTCGCCGAACTATACCGGCCGCTGACGCCGGCATTCGCTCAAAGTTTAGCTGAAAACTTAGCGATGCGTTTGTGATCGCATGAACGTCATGGGCGGACGGAAACCGGCAATGGCCGGTCCGTTAACAGGTTGCATTTAAACTGCAGAAGCATCCTGGGATGAGTCGGGTCGATGAAACGAATCTACCCCTATGTGGCCATGGCTTTCGTGGCCTCGTTTGCCGGCGTATCATGGGCCGCGCGCGGCTTCCCCGTCGGCATCGGCGCGTGGCAGACGGTATTCGCCACCGGCGATCACGGTGTCAGGGATGACCAGGACAAGAAGCGGGAGAACGAGCGTATCATGCGCTCGCTCGATACGATCAAGAACGAAGCACTGCAGGCCGCGACCGGATTTGCGCTGTCGCCGTGCGACAGCACCATGAAGCAAAATCTCGTCGAGGCGCTGACGGCCTATGTCCATGCCTGGCAGATCAAGCTGGACTGTCCGAGGCTCGCGAACATGCCGATCGTGTGCAGCCAGGAAAAGCTGAAGGCCGCAGTCGCCACCTTTTCGACGCCGCTCGACCAGCGCGTCACGGACGCTGTCGCGCAGGCATTCGACCAGCCCGGCATCACAATCGCGGACTTTCCGGAGTCAATTCGCTACGACATGCTGCGGTTCGGCGGCCCCGCCCTCCGGCCGGGATATCTGCCGGCCTGCCAGACCCAGGCACCTGTTTACAGAACCACTCGAGCGTCCAGGCCCGCGCAGACGCCAACAGCCAATCGCTGACGGTGCGCCGGCTGAACGCCTGCTTATGCCGGATAGCCCGGCGACTTCCGCGCCATCCCGTCGAACGCATCGAACAGCCGCTCGCGCCAGGCGTGGACCGGATCGTCTTCGGCCAGCAGTCTGAATGGCGACACCACGCGCGCCCACTGGAACGGCCCGAACACGATATAGTCGGCGTAGTTCGGCGCGGCGCCGCCGAGAAACGTTTGCGTCTTCAAGGTCAGCCGCAGCGGGTCGAGCGATTTGCGAAAGCCTTCGACCGCCTTGTCGCGGCCCGCCATGATTTCTTCCAGCGGCCTGCCGAAGCGCGCTTCGCGGCTTTTGCGGAAATAGGCCGCGTCGACCGGCTTCAGATTCAGCGGAATATCGGCAATGATCAGCGGAAAGATGCCGCCAACGATGCTCAGATCGCCCCACCAGTTCAGCATCCGCGCGATGGCGCGGCCGCCCTCACCGCCAAACAGCGACGGCCGGTCCGGATAGCTGTCTTCCAGATAATTCGCGATCGCCCAGGAATCGACCACCGACGTTTCGCCGTCGAGCAGCACCGGCACCTTGTCGGACTTGTGCGGCGCGATCGCTTCCTTCTCGGTAAAACACCACGGTATCGTTTCCGCCGACAGCCCCTTATGCGCCAGCGCCATCCGCGTCCGCCAGCAGAACGGGCTGAACGGGCGGCCGGCGTCTGATCCAACGAGTTCGAAGAGTTTGAGTGACATGGAGTTGCCCCGCACTTGTCCGTCATTGCTGGGCACAGTAGTCTGCTTTGCGCAGACTACGTAAACTTGTCTGCGCTCCCGGCAATCCATCTTTTCGAGAAGATGGATACGCGGGTCAAGCCCGCGTATGACGCGCTAGCGCGTCACTTCACCACCGCTGCGGTTTGCCCGAACAGCAGCTTGCGCTCTTCCTCGGTGCGGATCGCGGGCTGGCCGAAATTCGGGTTGACCTCTTTCGCCTTGGCATAGGCGCGCTCCGTCGCAGGGCGGGCGCCGATGGTTTCCATCCAGCGCTTGAGATGCGGGAAGTCGTCGATGTTCTGGCCCTGGTTCTTGTAGGGAACGATCCAGGGATAGCTCGCCATATCAGCGATCGAATAATCGCCGGCGATGAATTCGCGGTCGGCGAGCCGCTTGTTGAGCACGCCATAGAGCCGGTTGGTCTCATTGACATAGCGGTCGATGGCGTAAGGCAGCTTTTCCACGGCGTAATTGCGGAAGTGGTGGTTCTGCCCGGCCATCGGGCCGAGCCCGCCCATCTGCCAGAACGTCCACTGGATCGCGTCGTAGCGGCCGTAGAGGTCGGCGGGGAGGAATTTTCCGGTCTTCTCCGCTAGGTACAGCAGCATCGCCCCGGACTCGAAGATCGAGATCGGTTTGCCGCCGCCCTTCGGCGCGTGATCGACCATCGCCGGGATCCGGTTGTTCGGCGCGATCGCCAGAAACTCCGGCTTGAACTGATCGCCCTTGCCGATGACGACCGGGAAAATCTTGTACTCCAGGCCGGCCTCTTCGAGGAAGATCGTTATCTTGTGGCCGTTCGGCGTGGACCAGTAATGGAGATCAATCATCGGCGTTGCTGTCCCTGTGCGCATCTCGAAAA harbors:
- a CDS encoding DUF1501 domain-containing protein is translated as METTPTETMNCCEGLRASITSRRALLLGGASFAAWAYLPKFARAADGRDPRLVVIILRGALDGLATVAPIGDPDYAGLHGAIALTSSGPNAALPLDSFFALHPSMPEFARMYRDKKAAVVHAVATSYRDRSHFDGQDVLESGFAGPGRVQSGWLNRALESLPRGERVTSALAVGPTTPLVLRGTAPTVGWAPVALPQVADDTATRLAELYSHRDPALAAALTQGLALDKAAQGDDMKPKPGTNGAGAMRLVARGAAKLMTADDGPRIAALAFDGWDTHANEGGPVGRLAQLLGGLDGALAEFESGLGERWRETVVVVATEFGRTARINGTQGTDHGTGTIALLAGGAVKGGRVIADWPGLKYANLYQGRDLAPTTDLRAVMKGLLHDQFGLAERVLAETVFPDSAAVKPMQGLVG
- a CDS encoding DUF1800 domain-containing protein, with translation MARDSQAALVALNRFGFGARGGASGDFVNAASDPRGFVKAELLRPSGELLEVPGLQSTPALGKAVFDYQFEIQQARDAAAKAAPAAGTEAPAQPPSPDAKSQRRNLSLSSIAMDITAKEPQAKESQARAGDGANVTMADPSGKSAETMQPNAPKPPPQQLNIIQKTFRTEALARLQRATMADCGFAERLVVFWSNHFCISAGKGGLARMWAGSFEREAIRPHVLGRFADMLKAVEQHPAMLFFLDNQQSLGPDSRAGQNRNRGLNENLAREIMELHTLGVGGGYSQDDVTSLARIITGWTYAGRLGQLGTSGTFVFNANAHQPGAQRVMGKIYEANGVAQGEAVLADIARHPSTAKFIATKLARHFVADDPPPALVARLTDVFVKSDGDLKALATALVDSDEAWQAPLTKMRSPYEFLVASGRLLAQIPGDPARYLGALNVLGQPLWAPAGPNGFPDSNAAWAAPEGMKLRLDISAQIASRLADGIDPRALLELAAADAASEETRRTIERAESRQQALALLLMSPEFQRR
- a CDS encoding cysteine-rich CWC family protein — protein: MTNRSEIQPARRLACAGCGAEFGCNLSGPCWCMDEAYRLPMPSDGGDCLCPDCLRKAATRAAEAAST
- a CDS encoding HAD family hydrolase — its product is MTATWNVSAVLLDMDGTLLDTERVYFDSLVATLHAHGYTDDVVTLCHAMVGLPGPECEAMLHARYGDNFPLADINKAFIARRDETFEAGLPLKRGAVELLDGLQAAEYPMAIVTSSSRRTADAHLRLAGIHDRFHAILTRDDVVKGKPSPELYLLAASRFGAKPESCVAVEDSNHGVTAALAAGAITIMVPDMVPPTDASRANCAAVVPDLGAVLDMLRTRCRLERR
- a CDS encoding peptidoglycan-binding domain-containing protein produces the protein MRVSILALFVLGILVSANVAKAGPSTTDRDLQASADPAIFADEATQETEDQIGLDKARRRDVQRRMTRLGFDTKINGKFDDRTRAVIARWQAARGYPKTGYLNTLQHQALLTESVSVANASIVDSDKSDGDRPARRHGGGGAHHHRGGGGPGGLIGGVVGGLFGRR
- a CDS encoding TetR/AcrR family transcriptional regulator; this encodes MARSAIPTRERIISAASALFYNDGIRGVSVNAVAAKAGITKRTLYYHFRSKDDLVAAYLAGRDQPNLALFKQWFAEKDDGLPAQVERIFRNLARAARHPKWKGCGFLRTSAELANLPGHPAIRIGAAHKKKFEEWLRATFSAAGIAEASKLSRQILLLLDGSFAVVLLHRDPSYMETAGEAARSLTAAALPARAKSSARRGR
- a CDS encoding crotonase/enoyl-CoA hydratase family protein, with the protein product MSDTILLEIKDGIALITLNRPDKLNALNYELIDRLMAAVDQIEVETSARVVVLTGAGERAFSAGADIHEFSGSVREGATIAVRDFVRRGQAMTARLEAFKKPVIAAVNGLAFGGGCEITEAVHLAIASERASFAKPEINLGMPPTFGGTQRLPRLAGRKRALEMLLTGAPFSPARALEIGLVNRVVPHEELLPAARELAGRIMRHSPLAVGSILTAVTRGLNMAIGEGLQAESEQFAAMVPTGDLTEGLAAWRERRSPNYTGR
- a CDS encoding glutathione S-transferase family protein, which produces MSLKLFELVGSDAGRPFSPFCWRTRMALAHKGLSAETIPWCFTEKEAIAPHKSDKVPVLLDGETSVVDSWAIANYLEDSYPDRPSLFGGEGGRAIARMLNWWGDLSIVGGIFPLIIADIPLNLKPVDAAYFRKSREARFGRPLEEIMAGRDKAVEGFRKSLDPLRLTLKTQTFLGGAAPNYADYIVFGPFQWARVVSPFRLLAEDDPVHAWRERLFDAFDGMARKSPGYPA
- a CDS encoding glutathione binding-like protein, which encodes MIDLHYWSTPNGHKITIFLEEAGLEYKIFPVVIGKGDQFKPEFLAIAPNNRIPAMVDHAPKGGGKPISIFESGAMLLYLAEKTGKFLPADLYGRYDAIQWTFWQMGGLGPMAGQNHHFRNYAVEKLPYAIDRYVNETNRLYGVLNKRLADREFIAGDYSIADMASYPWIVPYKNQGQNIDDFPHLKRWMETIGARPATERAYAKAKEVNPNFGQPAIRTEEERKLLFGQTAAVVK